The nucleotide window TGTTTAGCTTGCCAAAAACATACAATCTTCAGTGTGTAACGGAACAGATCTGAACCCAGTTTTCCAAAAACACAGATATCCATGACGGGAAATTCTGCAATGCAGTTCATTaacaaatcagaaaaaatactGCAAATGTAGTTTCTTACCCAGGATCTGCATGAGGTtgagaaaaaatgaaatttgtataGCAATAATGGACACCTATTCGACCAAAAAACTGGACAGTACTCGGtgatttaaaaagataatgaagGTTTCATAACAAGAACAGTGTCTTCTAACCAACATAAGATcctagagaaagaaaaatggcaGATCAAGGTTTTGTGCctataaaaaaacaacaaatttatgCATCTGATATTCAGCCAAAACCAATACATTTCTCTATCCGTCTTTACATGAAACAGCGCTTGCATTTTCCATTGTACGCAGATTACTCCCCTTCCTTCTTTTGGGAAGAAAATGAGGATCCAAGTGAACggataataaaataaacttttcCTATACCATGAGCTATTTTGTTTCATGTTTTAAcagtatatacatatatcaaacacaacaaataattaaactaTTTGTCAGCCGGTTCAAACAGAGCACTAAAATAGTAGTCACATATATCTAActccacaaaataaaatttcaactggAACTGACTACTGCCTGAAAAAGGTTGGTTGGGTTCACAGAGAAAGCCCAGCAAAAAGCAACTCCAACTCCCGTTCTTGTGATGCAGTTCTCTGATATACAAAGGGGCAAGAGGAACATCAATATAGTGTCAAATACTGGTATTAAATTCATTTCTCTTCTATTTCTAATCAGAATCATACACAAACCACAGAATATCATGCTCTACATCACAGCAGAGCAAACTGgtaattaacaaaaacaaaactgcAAAATTAAACAACTTTATCTTGTGGGTCTCCAATACCAATAGATTATAATTCACTTAAGCAACAAACCCATTTCATATTACGAGCAATCTAAGGTTAATAGCCAAGCCATGCTTTATATAGCAAATAAAAATCCGATTTTTATGCACCTGAATGGACAAAAGCTGCAGAATTTTGTTGAGAACCCGCAACCTATGAGTGACATAAGTACTGTTTGCTGGCAGCTTCTGCATCCTCTTCATTTCTTCGTGCACAGATGCCTCCTTCTCTACAGGCCCCATTTTCTTCCACGTTGCCTTAGGTCGGGCACCGCAGCTATCTTCCATGGTCGCGTCAAGCGTGCTCATGCCCTTAGAAGGATCAGCTGAATCCAttttcaagaaagaaaaacaattgcGAGTATTGGGTAATCAATCTAGGGTTTGGGACAGAAGTGAATTGTAAACCCCCAATTTCATTGTAGAACAACAAATAGAAATAGACGCTAAGCCTAACCCTAAAACAACGAAACGGAGGAAGGTGCTGACAGAGACTTACAGTTAAAGGTTCCTGTTGTTCGCCAACACAGCGGCAACGACGAAGCAATTTGAGAGAGGGAACATTGAGTTGTGTTCCCCGCGGATTGATTTTAACTAAACGCATTGTCGTTGTTAGTTTCTTAGTTTCCAGCAAAACGCACGTTTTAGTTCAAATTAGGCATTTTAGCCAATACCATGTCAATTTGGTTTTTCCCCTATGAACTCCgaataattattttacaaATTACTTTTGTTTCTAAAATTTGGGTGTTCTTGCATGGTAAAGATCAGAATTTACTACGTTGTTATACAGTTTTATTGGAGAGTGTCCGTGATTTACCTATTTCAATTGAttccaaaaaggaaaaaagagatttaatttttgggtatgCAGTGAGTAattaaattggtttttttttttttttgggagtaGGGATGACAACGGACTGGTTTGGGACCGAATATGACAATACTATCTTTGTCCCTGCTTTCACCTTGACAAGAATTTTCGCAGAAATCCCCGTTCCCATCCTCATTGGAGATGATCTCCCAAACC belongs to Prunus persica cultivar Lovell chromosome G4, Prunus_persica_NCBIv2, whole genome shotgun sequence and includes:
- the LOC18781517 gene encoding uncharacterized protein LOC18781517 isoform X2 — its product is MSTLDATMEDSCGARPKATWKKMGPVEKEASVHEEMKRMQKLPANSTYVTHRLRVLNKILQLLSIQRTASQERELELLFAGLSL
- the LOC18781517 gene encoding uncharacterized protein LOC18781517 isoform X1 → MDSADPSKGMSTLDATMEDSCGARPKATWKKMGPVEKEASVHEEMKRMQKLPANSTYVTHRLRVLNKILQLLSIQRTASQERELELLFAGLSL